A genomic window from Salvia miltiorrhiza cultivar Shanhuang (shh) chromosome 5, IMPLAD_Smil_shh, whole genome shotgun sequence includes:
- the LOC131024725 gene encoding agglutinin-2-like codes for SPPVPLAENLGIFNSGTSPSSVFVVEFDPYANDHWDPNFRHVGIDLGSRVSSNTTEVGGSITGQQVGWRTEKKILDRGCDCPNQLRGSHEDDHRSYHCRHEEVGLSASTGDNVATHDIVSWDFSATMVNMKKNMDVMIRQYV; via the exons TCCCCGCCGGTTCCACTGGCGGAAAACCTCGGAATCTTCAACTCGGGCACCAGCCCCTCCTCCGTCTTTGTCGTTGAGTTCGATCCATACGCCAACGATCATTGGGATCCAAATTTCCGCCATGTTGGGATTGATCTCGGATCTAGGGTTTCCAGCAATACGACGGAGGTCGGTGGCTCCATAACCGGGCAGCAGGTGGGTTGGCGGACAGAGAAAAAAATTCTTGATAGAGGCT GTGACTGCCCGAATCAACTACGAGGAAGCCACGAAGATGATCACCGTTCATATCATTGCAGGCACGAAGAAGTCGGGCTCTCCGCCTCCACCGGAGACAACGTTGCCACCCACGACATCGTGTCGTGGGATTTCAGCGCCACCATGGTGAATATGAAGAAGAACATGGACGTCATGATTCGGCAATACGTGtga